Proteins from one Deinococcus apachensis DSM 19763 genomic window:
- a CDS encoding GNAT family N-acetyltransferase has protein sequence MTDPNIQIRLAGPQDKDTVTRVMQEAGLETEAALADGTTYWIATRGGQPVGAIGLEHGDGASLLRGAAVLPGARGSGLGRRLVMSAIQFAQGRGDRAIYMFSKGGDWSNFGFQQVPLAVVMGELPDAPQIRAYRARSERPGGTTWMRPLDRNASKA, from the coding sequence ATGACCGACCCGAACATTCAGATTCGCCTCGCTGGTCCCCAGGACAAGGACACTGTCACCCGCGTGATGCAGGAAGCCGGGCTGGAAACCGAGGCGGCACTCGCCGACGGCACGACCTACTGGATCGCCACGCGGGGCGGTCAGCCGGTGGGCGCCATCGGCCTGGAGCACGGGGACGGCGCCTCCCTGCTGCGAGGCGCGGCGGTGCTGCCGGGCGCGCGGGGGAGTGGGCTGGGCCGCCGGCTGGTCATGAGCGCCATTCAGTTCGCCCAGGGACGCGGCGACCGGGCGATTTACATGTTCAGCAAGGGCGGAGACTGGAGCAACTTCGGCTTCCAGCAGGTGCCCCTCGCCGTGGTGATGGGCGAACTCCCCGATGCCCCGCAGATTCGCGCCTACCGCGCCCGCAGCGAGCGCCCCGGCGGCACAACCTGGATGCGCCCGCTGGACCGCAACGCCAGCAAGGCGTAA
- the argH gene encoding argininosuccinate lyase → MTSTQDKKLWGGRFAEATDGLVELFNASVSFDQRLAEQDIRGSLAHVVMLGQVGILTPDEVTQIQDGLEAVLADIRAGTFEWRLDREDVHMNVEAALRDRIGPVAGKLHTARSRNDQVAVDFRLFTKEAALDLAEKTRALRAVIVAEAQQHLTSEGGEAVILPGYTHLQVAQPILLSHWFMAYAAMLERDEGRFRDAAGRMDESPLGSSALAGTPWPIDRHATAAALGFSRPTANSLDGVGSRDFALEFMSASAILAAHLSRLSEELILYSTFEFGFLTLPDSHTTGSSIMPQKKNPDVSELARGKAGRVFGNLMGLLTVVKGTPLAYNKDLQEDKEGVFDSYDTLSIVLRLYADMLPKTVWHAEVTKAAAARGFSTATDLADFLARSGVPFREAHEVVGGLVGLASRTGRQLWDLSDEELRAAHPLLSADVARALTVEESVKSRRSYGGTAPERVREQVEMAKAALS, encoded by the coding sequence ATGACGAGCACACAAGACAAGAAACTCTGGGGCGGCCGTTTCGCTGAGGCTACCGACGGCCTCGTTGAACTCTTCAATGCCTCCGTCTCATTCGACCAGCGCCTCGCCGAGCAGGACATTCGCGGCTCGCTTGCCCATGTGGTGATGCTGGGCCAGGTCGGCATCCTGACCCCCGACGAGGTGACGCAGATTCAGGACGGTCTGGAGGCCGTCCTCGCCGACATCCGCGCCGGAACGTTCGAGTGGCGCCTCGACCGCGAGGATGTACATATGAACGTCGAGGCGGCCCTGCGTGACCGGATCGGCCCGGTGGCGGGCAAGCTGCACACGGCCAGGAGCCGCAATGATCAGGTGGCGGTGGACTTCCGGTTGTTCACGAAGGAGGCGGCGCTCGATCTGGCGGAAAAGACGCGGGCGCTGCGGGCCGTGATAGTGGCGGAGGCGCAGCAGCACCTGACTTCGGAAGGGGGAGAGGCGGTCATTCTCCCCGGCTACACGCACCTTCAGGTCGCGCAGCCCATCCTCTTGAGTCACTGGTTCATGGCCTACGCCGCCATGCTGGAGCGCGACGAGGGCCGCTTCCGGGACGCCGCTGGCCGGATGGACGAGTCGCCTCTGGGCTCATCTGCCCTGGCGGGGACGCCCTGGCCCATTGACCGCCACGCGACCGCTGCTGCTCTCGGCTTCTCGCGCCCGACTGCCAACTCCCTTGATGGAGTGGGGAGCCGCGATTTCGCGCTGGAATTCATGTCGGCCAGCGCCATTCTCGCCGCGCACCTCTCTCGCCTGTCCGAAGAACTCATCCTCTACTCGACCTTCGAGTTCGGCTTCCTGACACTGCCCGACTCGCACACGACCGGCTCCTCGATCATGCCGCAGAAGAAAAACCCCGACGTGTCCGAACTCGCGCGGGGCAAGGCAGGCCGCGTCTTCGGGAACCTGATGGGCCTGCTGACGGTCGTGAAGGGCACGCCTCTCGCCTACAACAAGGACCTTCAGGAGGACAAGGAGGGCGTGTTCGACTCGTACGACACCCTGAGCATCGTGCTGCGCCTGTACGCCGACATGCTGCCGAAGACGGTCTGGCACGCGGAGGTGACGAAGGCGGCGGCAGCGCGGGGCTTCTCGACCGCCACCGATCTCGCCGACTTCCTGGCCCGCTCGGGCGTGCCCTTCCGCGAGGCGCACGAGGTCGTGGGCGGGCTGGTGGGCCTTGCCAGCCGCACCGGGCGGCAGCTCTGGGACCTGAGCGACGAGGAGTTGCGGGCCGCCCACCCCCTGCTGAGCGCCGATGTGGCCCGTGCCCTCACCGTCGAGGAGAGCGTGAAGTCGCGCCGGAGCTACGGCGGCACGGCTCCCGAACGTGTGCGCGAGCAGGTGGAAATGGCGAAGGCGGCGCTCTCGTGA
- the carA gene encoding glutamine-hydrolyzing carbamoyl-phosphate synthase small subunit: MIRKERAILALEDGTVYRGYAFGHRGETVGEVVFNTSMTGYQEIMTDPSYNGQIVTITYPHVGNYGVAIYDMESNKPYVRGFISREFSGEYSNHRAQQSLEAFMQQYGVVSIQGIDTRALVRRLRTGGVVKGVIAHRSYTHPGDPYGEFTPAEEQVYVQRARDHQDIDGHDMTREVTTPLPYAFPTLRHGKRVVLMDFGIKHTIIERLSEVGIEPIVVPAHTTPAQIMALQPHGLFLSNGPGDPAPLEYAHKTAWELMGLLPTFGICLGHQILGLAAGGQTFKMKFGHRGGNQPVKNLLTGNVEITSQNHGYAVDIESIPNGSFVATHVNLNDGTLEGMAHSRYPVFSVQYHPEASPGPHDSRYLFDRFIEEIDAFDGANGSPVVKAVTGRLGV, encoded by the coding sequence ATGATCAGAAAAGAACGGGCGATCCTGGCCCTGGAAGACGGCACGGTGTACCGCGGTTACGCTTTCGGGCACCGCGGCGAGACGGTCGGCGAGGTGGTCTTCAACACCTCCATGACGGGTTACCAGGAGATCATGACAGACCCCTCGTACAACGGGCAGATCGTGACGATCACCTATCCCCACGTGGGCAACTACGGCGTGGCGATCTACGACATGGAGAGCAACAAGCCGTACGTGCGCGGCTTCATCTCCCGAGAGTTTTCGGGCGAGTATTCCAACCACCGGGCGCAGCAGTCGCTTGAAGCCTTCATGCAGCAGTACGGCGTGGTGAGCATCCAGGGGATCGACACCCGCGCCCTCGTGCGGCGGCTGCGGACGGGCGGCGTGGTCAAGGGTGTGATCGCCCACCGCTCGTACACTCACCCCGGGGACCCCTACGGCGAGTTCACCCCCGCCGAGGAGCAGGTCTACGTCCAGCGCGCCCGCGACCATCAGGACATCGACGGGCACGACATGACGCGGGAGGTCACCACCCCGCTGCCCTACGCCTTCCCCACGCTGCGGCACGGCAAGCGGGTCGTGCTGATGGACTTCGGGATCAAGCACACCATCATCGAGCGGCTGTCGGAGGTCGGGATCGAGCCCATCGTCGTTCCGGCGCACACCACCCCGGCGCAGATCATGGCCCTTCAGCCGCACGGCCTCTTTCTGTCGAACGGCCCCGGTGACCCCGCCCCGCTGGAGTACGCGCACAAGACCGCCTGGGAACTGATGGGCCTGCTGCCCACCTTCGGCATCTGCCTGGGGCACCAGATTCTGGGGCTGGCGGCGGGCGGCCAGACCTTCAAGATGAAGTTCGGGCACCGGGGCGGGAACCAGCCCGTCAAGAACCTGCTGACCGGGAACGTGGAGATCACCTCCCAGAACCACGGGTACGCGGTGGACATCGAGTCCATCCCGAACGGCTCGTTCGTCGCCACGCACGTCAACCTCAACGACGGCACGCTGGAGGGCATGGCGCACAGCCGTTACCCCGTCTTCTCGGTGCAGTACCACCCGGAGGCCAGCCCCGGGCCGCACGACAGCCGCTACCTCTTCGACCGCTTCATCGAGGAGATTGACGCCTTCGACGGGGCGAACGGCTCGCCCGTGGTGAAGGCCGTGACGGGGAGGCTGGGCGTCTAG
- a CDS encoding GNAT family N-acetyltransferase: MTLTDMHVKLRQATTGADLDTLRDLILAVGLSSDRGTITVTLDGSTYWIAELDGVPGGCIGLEHGEDASLIRSTAVVPGARGQGLGRALAESALTYATLRGDRAVYLFSTDAGPFWQSFGFEEVPVAELAAALPHTPQVLSGLQRGWIKNEVAWKRTLNVPAGEAGRA, from the coding sequence ATGACCCTCACTGACATGCACGTCAAACTCCGTCAGGCCACGACCGGGGCCGACCTCGACACCCTGCGTGACCTCATCCTGGCCGTGGGCCTGAGCAGCGATCGGGGCACCATTACCGTGACGCTGGACGGGTCCACCTACTGGATCGCCGAACTCGACGGCGTGCCGGGCGGTTGCATCGGCCTGGAACACGGCGAGGACGCCTCGCTGATCCGCTCGACCGCCGTGGTGCCGGGGGCGCGCGGGCAGGGCCTGGGCCGGGCGCTGGCGGAGTCGGCCCTGACCTACGCCACCCTGCGGGGGGACCGCGCGGTCTACCTGTTTTCCACCGACGCGGGGCCGTTCTGGCAGTCCTTCGGCTTCGAGGAGGTGCCCGTGGCTGAACTCGCAGCGGCGCTGCCCCACACGCCCCAGGTCCTCAGCGGGCTGCAACGCGGCTGGATCAAGAATGAGGTGGCCTGGAAACGGACCCTGAATGTGCCCGCCGGGGAGGCTGGCCGTGCCTGA
- a CDS encoding N-acetyltransferase: protein MTLLTLDSIAIPDLHSGAPLSTRKARLSDIDAIHELIGYWAARGLMLVRSKALLAETIRDFHLVLAEGHEGKPGGLAGVCGLHMLAPDLAEVRGLAVHPNMQGRGLGKQLVEACEAEAREIALPALFAWTYQQGFFEKCGFTRIEKTNLHPKVWSECQRCAFFENCNEIAMYKELE from the coding sequence ATGACCCTCCTCACCCTGGACTCCATCGCCATTCCCGACCTGCACTCGGGGGCCCCGCTCTCCACCCGCAAGGCGCGGCTGAGCGACATCGACGCCATCCACGAGCTGATCGGCTACTGGGCGGCGCGCGGGCTGATGCTGGTGCGTTCCAAGGCGCTGCTCGCCGAGACCATCCGCGACTTCCACCTCGTCCTGGCCGAGGGGCACGAGGGAAAGCCTGGGGGGCTGGCGGGGGTGTGCGGCCTGCACATGCTCGCGCCCGACCTGGCGGAGGTGCGTGGGCTGGCCGTTCACCCGAACATGCAGGGGCGCGGGCTGGGCAAACAGCTCGTCGAGGCCTGCGAGGCCGAGGCGCGCGAGATCGCCCTCCCCGCCCTCTTCGCCTGGACATACCAGCAGGGCTTTTTCGAGAAGTGCGGCTTTACCCGGATCGAGAAGACGAACCTGCACCCCAAGGTCTGGAGCGAGTGCCAGCGGTGTGCGTTCTTCGAGAACTGTAACGAGATTGCGATGTACAAGGAGCTGGAGTGA
- a CDS encoding HIT family protein: MKVTVNLDGTLLEKREEEWAHWLAHAGENPLVPDVAGRLTADGFTIQNDLCVYSQLAPQYAEGLPFSGIIVTKRPCPTVFEMTPGEVAAAHALLAEVRAHLDATVQPDGYTVGWNVCPAGGQHIPHVHLHVIPRWNTDAAAGAGLRYFLKAAAREAERRPGEPAVPEPT; this comes from the coding sequence GTGAAGGTGACCGTGAACCTGGACGGCACTCTCCTGGAAAAGCGGGAGGAGGAGTGGGCGCACTGGCTGGCGCACGCGGGGGAGAATCCGCTCGTGCCGGACGTGGCCGGACGGCTGACCGCCGACGGCTTCACCATCCAGAACGACCTGTGCGTCTACAGCCAACTCGCCCCCCAGTACGCCGAGGGACTGCCGTTCTCCGGGATCATCGTGACCAAACGCCCCTGCCCGACCGTCTTCGAGATGACGCCGGGGGAAGTAGCGGCGGCTCACGCCCTGCTCGCCGAGGTGAGGGCGCATCTGGACGCGACCGTCCAGCCAGACGGGTACACGGTGGGCTGGAACGTCTGCCCGGCGGGTGGTCAGCACATCCCGCACGTTCACCTGCACGTCATTCCTCGTTGGAACACGGACGCGGCAGCGGGCGCAGGGCTGCGGTACTTCCTTAAGGCGGCGGCGCGGGAGGCCGAGCGACGACCTGGGGAGCCTGCCGTTCCCGAGCCGACCTGA